The following coding sequences are from one Prochlorococcus sp. MIT 1314 window:
- the nuoK gene encoding NADH-quinone oxidoreductase subunit NuoK has translation MNLESVPLQAFLIVSSALFCIGIWGLLNSRNAVRVLMSIELMLNAVNINLMAFSSYIDNNLIQGQVFAIFVITVAAAEAAVGLAILLSLYRNRVTVDMESFNLLKW, from the coding sequence ATGAATTTAGAATCAGTTCCTCTTCAAGCTTTTTTGATAGTATCTTCAGCACTATTTTGCATTGGTATTTGGGGATTATTAAATAGCAGAAATGCAGTCAGAGTTCTTATGAGCATTGAATTAATGCTCAATGCGGTAAATATAAACTTGATGGCGTTTTCTTCCTATATTGATAATAATTTAATTCAAGGACAAGTTTTTGCGATTTTTGTGATTACTGTTGCTGCCGCAGAAGCAGCTGTTGGATTAGCTATATTGCTATCGCTTTACAGAAACAGGGTTACTGTAGATATGGAAAGTTTTAATTTATTAAAATGGTAA
- a CDS encoding NAD(+) kinase: MKLSLVLIVYRSDSSIAQEASKFCEEVLKEKNIKSNRIESDFHENEIKAYLCNSESQPDIGIVIGGDGTFLKCANALADYDIPLLSINIGGNLGFLTQEKEFLFDKSFIEILENEEYIIDFRNRLNCNVCILGTSPEKKIIKSYDALNDFYFKSVEEDISPTNQIQIEIDNEKVNEYKGDGLIISTSTGSTAYSMAAGGPIVHPSIDAMIINPICPMSLASRPIVIPNTSKVIIKPVKKNKGEIKLWRDGSKCMTIKETYFCEIKKSKSSCKIIKFKKSTNYYNTLIKKLDWKGDLSKKNPAN, encoded by the coding sequence ATGAAACTTTCATTAGTGCTCATTGTATATCGTTCAGATAGTTCTATAGCTCAAGAGGCTTCAAAATTCTGCGAAGAAGTTCTTAAAGAAAAAAATATTAAATCAAACAGGATAGAAAGTGATTTTCATGAAAATGAAATTAAAGCATATCTTTGTAATTCAGAATCACAGCCAGACATTGGAATAGTTATTGGTGGTGATGGAACCTTCCTAAAATGTGCAAATGCATTAGCTGATTATGATATTCCTTTATTGAGCATTAATATAGGTGGTAATTTGGGGTTTCTTACACAAGAAAAAGAATTTTTATTTGACAAATCTTTTATTGAAATACTTGAAAACGAAGAATATATAATTGACTTTCGTAATAGATTAAATTGTAATGTTTGTATCCTTGGGACAAGTCCAGAGAAAAAAATTATAAAAAGCTACGATGCCTTAAATGATTTTTATTTTAAGTCTGTTGAAGAAGATATTTCTCCTACCAACCAAATACAAATTGAAATAGATAACGAAAAAGTGAATGAATATAAAGGTGATGGATTAATCATATCTACATCTACTGGGTCAACAGCGTACTCAATGGCTGCAGGTGGTCCAATTGTACATCCTAGTATCGATGCAATGATTATTAACCCTATATGCCCGATGAGTTTGGCAAGTAGACCAATAGTCATACCAAATACAAGCAAAGTAATAATTAAACCAGTAAAAAAAAATAAAGGGGAAATTAAATTATGGAGAGACGGTTCAAAATGTATGACCATTAAAGAAACTTATTTTTGCGAGATCAAGAAAAGTAAATCATCCTGCAAAATAATAAAGTTCAAAAAAAGTACTAACTATTACAACACTTTAATAAAAAAACTAGATTGGAAAGGTGATTTATCTAAAAAAAATCCAGCAAATTAA
- the ndhI gene encoding NAD(P)H-quinone oxidoreductase subunit I, whose product MNNFLQQINSYIKEAFNAGKYLYNGISVTFDHLRRRPVTVQYPYEKLIPSERYRGRIHYEFDKCIACEVCVRVCPINLPVVDWVMNKETKKKELRNYSIDFGVCIFCGNCVEYCPTNCLSMTEEYELATFDRHNLNFDNVALGRLPTNVTTDPSVKPLRELAYLPKGIMDPHEIPASDTRVGKLPEEVYDWMRPEPNENKDKVSNPTN is encoded by the coding sequence ATGAACAATTTCCTTCAACAAATAAATAGCTATATCAAAGAAGCATTTAATGCTGGCAAATATTTATACAATGGTATATCGGTAACCTTTGATCATCTTCGAAGAAGACCTGTTACTGTCCAATATCCATATGAAAAATTAATACCTTCTGAAAGATATAGAGGAAGAATACATTATGAATTCGATAAATGTATTGCTTGCGAAGTTTGTGTGAGAGTATGTCCCATAAATCTACCAGTAGTTGATTGGGTAATGAATAAAGAAACTAAAAAAAAGGAACTTAGAAATTATTCGATAGATTTTGGAGTTTGTATATTTTGCGGAAATTGTGTTGAATATTGTCCAACTAATTGTCTTTCAATGACCGAAGAATATGAATTAGCTACTTTCGACAGACACAATCTAAATTTCGATAATGTCGCACTTGGTAGACTACCTACAAACGTCACAACAGATCCATCAGTTAAACCTCTAAGAGAACTTGCATATCTTCCCAAAGGTATCATGGACCCTCATGAAATCCCAGCTTCAGATACTAGAGTTGGTAAATTACCTGAAGAAGTCTATGATTGGATGAGGCCTGAACCCAATGAAAATAAAGATAAAGTTTCTAATCCAACTAATTAA
- a CDS encoding helix-turn-helix transcriptional regulator, producing the protein MQMVEEDVNNIDMSGLSAREMEIIDLVANGLTNQEIAVKLTISKRTVDNHVSNMFTKTGSKNRVALLNWAMDHGKICRDGFNCCSLPDSDQD; encoded by the coding sequence ATGCAAATGGTTGAAGAAGATGTGAACAACATTGATATGTCCGGTCTCTCAGCAAGAGAGATGGAAATCATTGATTTAGTAGCTAATGGGCTTACAAATCAAGAAATCGCGGTAAAACTTACTATTAGTAAAAGAACTGTTGATAATCATGTAAGTAATATGTTTACCAAAACTGGATCTAAAAATAGAGTTGCACTTTTGAATTGGGCAATGGATCATGGAAAAATTTGTAGAGACGGATTTAATTGCTGTTCCCTCCCAGATTCTGACCAAGACTAG
- a CDS encoding citrate synthase, whose amino-acid sequence MDSNKVILKPGLEGVPVTNSSICDIDGNKGKLLYRGYSIEELSKKSSFLETAYLLIWGELPTAIQLRNFEQEVQMHRRLSFRVRDMMKCFPATGHPMDALQSSAASLGLFYSRRAIDDPNYIYNAVIRLIAKIPTMIAAFQLIRKGQDPIQPRDDLTYSSNFLYMLTEKEQDPIAAKVFDRCLILHAEHSLNASTFSARVTASTLTDPYAVIASAVGTLAGPLHGGANEDVIAMLEEIKTPENAGSFLDNAIKNKSKIMGFGHREYKVKDPRAIILQKLAEELFIRFGADEMYEVAKSIEAEAIPRLGPKGIFPNVDFYSGLVYRKLGIPRDLFTPIFAISRVAGWLAHWREQLGANRIFRPSQIYTGSEPRDWISLENRE is encoded by the coding sequence TTGGATAGTAACAAAGTAATTTTAAAACCAGGATTAGAGGGTGTCCCAGTTACTAATTCATCTATTTGTGATATAGACGGCAACAAAGGTAAATTATTGTACAGAGGCTACTCCATTGAGGAACTATCCAAAAAAAGCAGTTTTTTAGAAACTGCTTACCTTTTGATTTGGGGTGAATTGCCCACAGCTATCCAACTTAGAAATTTTGAACAAGAAGTTCAGATGCATCGAAGGTTAAGTTTTAGAGTCAGAGATATGATGAAATGTTTCCCTGCCACTGGTCATCCTATGGATGCTCTTCAATCTAGTGCAGCTTCTTTGGGGCTCTTCTATTCACGTAGAGCAATAGATGATCCTAATTACATCTACAACGCAGTGATAAGACTAATAGCAAAAATACCCACAATGATTGCTGCATTTCAGCTTATTAGGAAAGGACAAGACCCAATTCAACCTAGAGATGATTTAACTTACTCATCAAATTTTCTCTACATGCTGACTGAAAAAGAACAAGATCCTATAGCTGCAAAAGTTTTTGATAGGTGTCTAATTCTACATGCAGAACATAGTTTAAACGCAAGTACATTTAGCGCTAGAGTGACTGCAAGTACTCTTACAGACCCATATGCTGTCATCGCCTCTGCAGTAGGAACACTAGCTGGCCCACTGCATGGAGGAGCAAATGAAGATGTGATTGCAATGTTAGAAGAGATCAAAACTCCAGAAAATGCTGGGTCTTTTTTAGATAACGCTATAAAAAATAAAAGTAAGATAATGGGCTTCGGCCATAGAGAATATAAAGTCAAAGATCCAAGAGCAATTATTCTTCAAAAGCTGGCAGAAGAGCTTTTTATTAGATTTGGAGCAGATGAAATGTATGAAGTTGCTAAATCAATAGAGGCAGAGGCAATACCAAGACTTGGCCCCAAGGGTATATTCCCTAATGTAGACTTTTATTCTGGTCTTGTTTATAGAAAACTTGGTATTCCTCGTGATTTATTTACTCCAATTTTTGCCATATCTAGAGTTGCTGGTTGGTTAGCACATTGGAGAGAGCAACTTGGAGCAAATAGAATTTTTAGACCATCTCAAATCTATACTGGTTCAGAGCCAAGAGATTGGATCAGCCTAGAAAATAGAGAATAA
- a CDS encoding rhodanese-like domain-containing protein produces MGNYPKSINASSLNDWFNSEKEDPVLIDVREQSEIEIARFSKEFLHIPISKVKSEYVEEIFSGLLDREIVVTCHAGIRSYGFCQWCLDNNIVSEIWNLEEGIDGWSRYIDQSIPRY; encoded by the coding sequence TTGGGAAATTATCCAAAATCTATAAATGCTTCTAGTCTCAATGATTGGTTTAATTCTGAAAAAGAAGATCCAGTCTTGATTGATGTCAGAGAACAGTCAGAGATTGAAATAGCTCGTTTCTCAAAAGAATTTTTACATATACCAATTAGTAAAGTTAAATCTGAATACGTTGAAGAAATATTTTCTGGTTTATTAGACAGAGAAATTGTTGTTACATGTCATGCAGGCATAAGAAGTTATGGCTTTTGTCAATGGTGTTTAGATAATAATATTGTGAGCGAAATATGGAATTTGGAGGAAGGTATTGATGGATGGAGTAGATATATTGACCAATCAATTCCTAGGTATTGA
- the nuoH gene encoding NADH-quinone oxidoreductase subunit NuoH, which translates to MEYGLDLEYSFNEFLKGFGLSSEIAHIIWLPLPMLLVLVAAVVGVLVTVWLERKISAAAQQRIGPEYAGALGVLQPIADGLKLLVKEDIIPAKADGILFTAGPILVLVPVILSWLIVPFGQNLLISNVGIGIFLWIALSSIQPIGLLMSGYASNNKYSLLGGLRAAAQSISYEIPLALSVLAIVLMTNSLSTIDIVNQQSGAGILSWNIWRQPIGFIVFWICALAECERLPFDLPEAEEELVAGYQTEYAGMKFALFYLGSYINLILSALLVSILYLGGWGFPIPVELIAKFLNLPINTPLIQVFTASIGIIMTVLKAYLLVFIAILLRWTTPRVRIDQLLDLGWKFLLPISLANLLITAGLKLAFPQFFGG; encoded by the coding sequence TTGGAATACGGATTAGATCTCGAATATAGTTTTAATGAATTCTTAAAAGGTTTTGGCCTTTCTAGTGAAATTGCTCATATAATTTGGCTCCCTCTACCTATGCTATTAGTTTTAGTAGCGGCAGTTGTTGGTGTTTTAGTAACAGTTTGGCTTGAAAGAAAAATATCTGCTGCTGCTCAACAAAGAATAGGCCCCGAATATGCAGGAGCGCTTGGAGTACTCCAACCAATTGCAGATGGTCTTAAGTTACTTGTTAAAGAGGATATTATTCCAGCTAAAGCTGATGGAATTCTCTTCACTGCAGGACCTATATTAGTTCTTGTCCCAGTAATTCTCTCCTGGTTAATTGTTCCTTTTGGACAAAATCTTTTAATAAGTAACGTGGGTATTGGAATTTTCCTATGGATCGCTTTAAGTAGTATCCAGCCAATTGGACTTCTTATGAGCGGATATGCATCAAATAATAAATATTCATTATTAGGAGGATTAAGAGCTGCAGCTCAATCAATAAGTTACGAAATACCTTTAGCTTTATCTGTTTTGGCTATCGTACTAATGACAAATTCACTAAGTACTATTGACATTGTTAACCAACAAAGTGGCGCTGGAATCCTAAGTTGGAATATTTGGAGACAACCAATTGGTTTTATAGTCTTTTGGATTTGTGCTCTTGCAGAATGTGAAAGACTTCCATTTGACTTACCTGAAGCTGAAGAAGAATTAGTTGCAGGATATCAAACTGAATATGCAGGGATGAAATTCGCATTGTTCTACCTTGGTAGTTACATTAATTTAATACTTTCAGCTTTATTAGTATCAATACTTTATTTGGGAGGATGGGGTTTTCCTATTCCAGTTGAATTAATAGCTAAGTTTCTTAATTTGCCAATTAATACACCCCTCATACAGGTTTTCACTGCATCAATAGGCATCATAATGACTGTTTTAAAAGCATATCTTTTAGTTTTCATTGCAATATTATTACGTTGGACAACTCCAAGAGTAAGAATAGATCAACTTTTAGATCTAGGATGGAAGTTTCTTCTTCCAATTTCTCTTGCTAATCTTTTGATAACTGCAGGATTAAAGCTTGCTTTTCCGCAATTCTTTGGTGGTTAA
- a CDS encoding CYTH domain-containing protein, with product MAFEIERRFLIKNDNWKKFITKKIFIEQGYLSKNLDDWIIRIRLTGKDFKIALKKHIKSFTNFEFEYSIPRKDGEIIMSNLSNIIKKERYFLEVEKKYWIIDCFKGNNFPLEIAEIELSNEEQDLNLPSFISKEITGLTHYSNFSLSNKPFSKWEDNYLLFDNSQK from the coding sequence ATGGCCTTTGAAATAGAAAGAAGATTTCTAATAAAGAATGATAATTGGAAAAAATTTATCACTAAAAAGATTTTCATTGAACAAGGATATCTATCAAAAAATTTGGATGATTGGATTATTAGGATAAGGTTGACAGGGAAAGACTTTAAAATTGCACTCAAAAAACATATCAAAAGCTTTACCAATTTTGAATTTGAATACTCCATTCCAAGAAAAGATGGTGAAATAATAATGTCAAATCTTTCAAATATCATTAAAAAAGAAAGGTATTTTTTAGAAGTAGAAAAAAAATATTGGATTATAGATTGCTTTAAAGGAAATAATTTTCCTCTTGAAATTGCCGAAATTGAACTTTCCAATGAGGAGCAAGATTTAAATCTTCCATCTTTCATATCAAAAGAAATTACTGGGCTAACTCATTACTCCAATTTCAGTCTTTCTAACAAACCTTTTTCAAAATGGGAAGATAATTACTTACTATTTGACAACTCTCAAAAATAA
- a CDS encoding NADH-quinone oxidoreductase subunit J — protein sequence MSIAITTQFICFTVLSLVVIIGALGVVLLESIVYSAFLLGGVFMSVAGLYLLLNASFVAAAQVLVYVGAVNVLIIFAIMLVNKKEDLKPIKNIKSRIIISTTICLTLLSLLIRVDLTNVWSLSSPQNSIGEESTIRIGEHLFSDYLLPFEVASVLLLMAMIGAIVLARRDVMSKDISTGLPVDQELIEKSSEPLLTNKN from the coding sequence ATGTCCATCGCAATAACAACACAATTTATTTGTTTTACTGTTCTATCTTTAGTTGTAATTATTGGAGCACTTGGTGTTGTATTGCTCGAAAGTATTGTTTATTCAGCCTTTCTCCTTGGGGGAGTCTTCATGAGTGTGGCAGGATTATATCTTCTTTTAAATGCAAGTTTTGTCGCTGCAGCACAAGTTTTAGTTTATGTGGGTGCAGTTAATGTATTAATAATTTTTGCAATAATGCTAGTTAATAAAAAAGAAGATTTAAAGCCTATCAAGAACATTAAATCGAGAATAATTATCTCAACAACGATATGTTTAACCCTACTAAGTCTCTTAATAAGAGTTGATTTGACCAATGTTTGGAGCCTATCAAGTCCACAAAACTCTATTGGAGAAGAATCAACTATTAGGATTGGTGAGCATCTATTTAGTGATTATTTACTCCCATTTGAAGTTGCTTCAGTTTTACTTTTAATGGCAATGATTGGGGCTATTGTTTTAGCTAGAAGAGATGTAATGAGCAAAGATATTTCAACAGGACTACCTGTAGATCAGGAGTTAATTGAAAAATCGTCAGAACCATTACTTACAAATAAAAATTAA